Proteins found in one Butyricicoccus intestinisimiae genomic segment:
- a CDS encoding TnpV protein produces MSELKPRIKENGIDYILVGDYYIPDLKLPEEHRPIGKYGRMHREYLREVCPARLHTLTLTGELWTYLADLNEQAQKRLDTIMEQMKAAEGVTEELKRTRQMEWVQRCNNIHNRAEEIVLHEMIYS; encoded by the coding sequence ATGAGCGAATTGAAACCAAGAATAAAAGAAAACGGAATTGATTATATCCTTGTTGGAGATTACTACATCCCGGACTTGAAGTTGCCGGAGGAACACCGCCCCATCGGAAAGTACGGACGGATGCACCGGGAATATTTAAGAGAAGTCTGCCCAGCCAGATTACACACATTGACCCTGACCGGGGAATTGTGGACATATCTTGCAGACCTGAACGAACAGGCACAGAAACGGTTAGACACCATCATGGAGCAGATGAAAGCTGCCGAGGGCGTGACCGAGGAATTGAAGCGTACCCGTCAAATGGAATGGGTGCAGCGTTGCAATAACATTCACAACCGGGCAGAAGAAATTGTTTTACATGAGATGATTTATTCATAA
- a CDS encoding nucleotidyltransferase domain-containing protein, which produces MGRKEITTKEDLMKVIELFENTGITYWLDGGWGVDILAGKQTRIHRDIDINFDAQHTEKLLNVLLNLGYKIDTDWKPVRIELYSDELGYLDIHPFVLNEDGTSKQADLEGGWYEFEKDYFGSAFFEGKTIPCISLKGQRVFHSGYELRDKDKHDISILESLSK; this is translated from the coding sequence ATGGGTAGAAAAGAAATAACAACAAAAGAAGATTTAATGAAAGTAATAGAATTATTCGAAAATACTGGAATTACATACTGGTTGGATGGCGGATGGGGTGTAGATATTTTAGCTGGTAAACAAACAAGAATTCATAGAGATATAGATATAAATTTTGATGCTCAACATACGGAAAAATTGTTAAATGTGCTTTTGAATCTGGGCTATAAAATTGATACAGACTGGAAACCGGTTAGAATAGAGTTATATAGTGATGAACTTGGTTACTTAGACATTCACCCGTTCGTTTTAAATGAGGACGGAACTTCAAAACAAGCTGATTTAGAGGGTGGCTGGTATGAGTTTGAAAAAGATTACTTTGGTAGTGCTTTTTTTGAAGGAAAAACAATTCCTTGTATATCCTTAAAAGGCCAAAGAGTTTTCCACTCAGGTTATGAATTAAGAGATAAAGATAAGCATGATATTTCAATTCTTGAAAGTTTATCAAAATAA
- a CDS encoding helix-turn-helix domain-containing protein, which produces MKGATSIQERLWELRKDKGLNLEELSELTGISKSALGSYEKEDYKEINHGNLITLADFYGVSVDYLLCRTENREQINTPLTELHLNDEMVALLKGGRINNRLLCELATHKDFIKFLADIEIYVDGIATMQIQNLNALVDTVRHEIIERYRPGEDDPHLKVLQAAHISDDEYFSHMVLDDLNLIIRDIREAHKKDSESAPQTTVADELKENLEAVENFKGSRDEKLVVLYCKQLGINYKNLSDEEFRWLIRILQKSKKTGTPISQRKKR; this is translated from the coding sequence ATGAAAGGAGCGACAAGCATACAGGAACGCCTTTGGGAACTCCGCAAGGACAAAGGCTTAAATCTGGAAGAATTATCAGAGCTGACGGGCATTTCCAAATCAGCTCTTGGCAGTTATGAAAAAGAGGATTATAAGGAAATCAATCATGGCAACCTTATCACGCTGGCAGACTTCTATGGGGTTTCCGTTGATTATCTGCTGTGCCGGACAGAGAACCGGGAGCAGATCAACACGCCACTAACAGAGCTGCATTTGAATGATGAGATGGTGGCACTTCTGAAAGGCGGTCGGATTAACAACCGTCTGCTCTGTGAGCTTGCCACTCATAAGGACTTTATCAAGTTTCTTGCGGACATTGAGATTTATGTAGATGGGATTGCCACCATGCAGATTCAAAACCTCAACGCCCTTGTCGATACTGTCCGGCATGAAATCATTGAACGGTATCGCCCCGGCGAAGACGACCCGCATTTGAAAGTGCTGCAAGCCGCCCATATCAGCGATGATGAATATTTCAGCCACATGGTTCTTGATGACCTCAATCTCATTATCCGGGATATTCGGGAAGCCCACAAAAAGGACAGCGAGAGTGCGCCCCAGACCACCGTTGCCGATGAATTGAAAGAAAATTTGGAAGCGGTTGAAAATTTCAAGGGCAGTCGGGATGAAAAGCTGGTTGTCCTTTACTGCAAGCAGCTCGGCATCAACTATAAAAATCTGTCAGACGAAGAATTTCGCTGGCTCATTCGGATTCTACAAAAATCAAAGAAAACAGGAACTCCTATCAGTCAAAGGAAAAAACGGTAA
- a CDS encoding DeoR family transcriptional regulator, with product MNFEFMTIDTPLPPCMPFPRALTGFPVGSTAKVMYCRMLDAILSKGQEDENGILFVCFPVTAIAAVLSRSPMTVKRSLNELEAAGLIMRVHQGVGEPNRIYVLIPGKEDAALA from the coding sequence ATGAATTTTGAATTTATGACGATAGACACACCATTGCCGCCATGTATGCCATTTCCCAGAGCGTTGACAGGATTTCCAGTCGGCAGCACCGCAAAGGTCATGTACTGCCGGATGTTGGATGCTATACTCTCTAAAGGACAGGAGGACGAGAACGGAATCCTGTTTGTCTGCTTCCCTGTCACAGCCATTGCCGCAGTCCTGTCCCGCAGTCCCATGACGGTCAAGCGTTCTTTGAATGAACTGGAAGCCGCCGGACTTATCATGCGGGTGCATCAGGGTGTTGGAGAACCGAACCGAATTTATGTGCTGATACCGGGAAAGGAGGACGCTGCCCTTGCCTGA
- a CDS encoding DUF3847 domain-containing protein has translation MPDTSKLEKLNRELEKSEKKLRKAINDEKALQHQLKQLTRKERTHRLCTRGGMLESFLQEPERLTDDDVMLLLKLIFHRQDTQELLKKLLERKKPETP, from the coding sequence TTGCCTGATACCTCAAAGCTGGAAAAACTCAACCGGGAGCTGGAAAAAAGCGAAAAGAAACTGCGGAAAGCTATCAATGATGAAAAGGCATTACAACACCAGTTGAAGCAGCTTACCCGAAAGGAACGGACGCACCGGCTCTGCACTCGTGGCGGTATGCTGGAAAGTTTTCTGCAAGAGCCGGAACGCCTGACAGACGATGATGTCATGCTGTTGTTAAAACTCATTTTTCACAGGCAGGACACGCAGGAACTATTGAAAAAACTGCTGGAACGGAAGAAGCCGGAAACCCCTTAG
- the mobQ gene encoding MobQ family relaxase: MPCPHNEITIVQRSQRQSAVAAAAYQSGEKLFCEYDQQVKHYPEKRGIVHNEILLPPNAPPEYADRNILWNAVEAMEKQWNSQLARRWVLTIPREIPPDQYAVLVREFCQQQFVSKGMIADFAIHDPHPPGHNPHAHVLLTMRAMDEHGKWLPKSRKVYDLDENGERIKLPSGRWKSHKEDTVDWNDQKYCEIWRHKWEVIQNRYLEANDRPERVDLRSYARQGLDIIPTVHEGAAVRQMEKRGIQTNIGNLNREIKAANRLMKSIRQLIQNLKGWITELGEKRKELLAQKAAEEATLLPNLLMKYMEIRKEERKDWTRAGQNRGTSQDLKAVSEALSYLRQKGLSTVEDLEAFLESSGKSASDYRSQMKPKEARSKVIDGILAARTDCKECKPVYEKYQKIFFKKTKEKFKQEHPEVARYEKAAAYLAKHPDDKDSTQNELQEEQEKLLSEIAELKEPLTEVQADLKKLRDIRYWVRKATPGTEESKEPPKKQLIKEVLQDKADEKKAQRTVPAQTKHKQQDMEL, from the coding sequence ATGCCCTGTCCACACAACGAAATCACAATTGTTCAGCGAAGCCAGCGGCAGTCTGCGGTTGCCGCCGCTGCTTACCAAAGCGGCGAAAAGCTGTTCTGTGAATACGACCAGCAAGTGAAGCACTACCCGGAAAAGCGTGGTATCGTCCACAATGAAATCCTGCTCCCACCTAATGCCCCGCCGGAGTATGCAGACCGCAATATTTTATGGAACGCAGTCGAAGCGATGGAGAAGCAATGGAACTCCCAGCTTGCAAGGCGGTGGGTGCTTACCATCCCCAGAGAGATACCGCCCGACCAGTACGCTGTCCTTGTCCGGGAGTTCTGCCAGCAGCAGTTTGTTTCCAAAGGCATGATTGCTGACTTTGCCATCCATGACCCCCATCCGCCGGGACACAATCCCCACGCCCATGTCCTGCTGACTATGAGGGCAATGGACGAACATGGAAAATGGCTTCCCAAGAGCCGCAAGGTTTATGACCTTGACGAAAACGGGGAACGGATAAAACTTCCGTCCGGCAGGTGGAAAAGCCACAAGGAGGATACGGTTGATTGGAACGACCAGAAGTATTGCGAAATCTGGCGGCATAAATGGGAGGTCATCCAGAACCGCTATCTGGAAGCCAATGACCGCCCGGAACGTGTGGACTTGCGTTCTTATGCCAGACAGGGGCTTGATATTATCCCTACTGTCCATGAGGGAGCTGCTGTCCGGCAGATGGAAAAGCGGGGTATCCAAACGAATATCGGCAACCTGAACCGGGAAATCAAAGCCGCCAACCGCCTGATGAAGTCTATCCGTCAGCTCATCCAAAACCTCAAAGGCTGGATTACCGAGCTGGGCGAAAAACGGAAAGAGCTGCTTGCACAAAAAGCGGCGGAGGAAGCGACACTTCTTCCTAATCTGCTGATGAAGTATATGGAGATACGAAAGGAAGAACGGAAAGACTGGACAAGGGCTGGACAGAACCGGGGGACTTCACAGGACTTAAAGGCAGTCAGCGAAGCACTGTCCTATCTCCGGCAAAAGGGGCTTTCCACTGTGGAGGACTTAGAAGCATTTCTGGAATCTTCCGGGAAATCAGCCTCCGATTACCGCAGTCAGATGAAGCCAAAGGAAGCCCGCAGCAAAGTGATTGACGGGATTCTTGCTGCCCGAACGGACTGCAAGGAATGTAAACCTGTCTATGAGAAGTACCAGAAGATATTTTTTAAGAAAACAAAGGAGAAATTCAAACAGGAACACCCGGAGGTTGCCCGGTATGAGAAAGCCGCCGCCTACCTTGCCAAGCACCCGGACGATAAGGACAGTACCCAAAATGAGCTGCAAGAGGAGCAGGAAAAACTTCTCAGCGAAATCGCAGAGCTGAAAGAACCTTTGACCGAGGTACAGGCTGATTTGAAGAAGCTGCGGGACATCCGCTACTGGGTACGGAAAGCTACACCCGGCACAGAAGAAAGCAAAGAGCCGCCCAAGAAGCAGCTTATCAAGGAAGTCTTGCAGGATAAGGCTGACGAGAAAAAAGCACAAAGAACTGTCCCGGCACAGACGAAACACAAACAACAGGATATGGAACTTTAA
- a CDS encoding CHC2 zinc finger domain-containing protein: MNVFEAVKQSVTTRQAAEHYGIHVGRNGMACCPFHNDKTPSMKLDRRYHCFGCGADGDVIDFAAALYGLGKKEAAVQLAQDFGLSYEDWKPPGKAKKPKPRQKSPEEQFQEAKSRCFRILADYLHLLRAWRKEYAPHSPEEAFHPRFVEALQKQDQVEYLLDVLLFGETEEKAALITDYGKDVIQLEQRMAELAAADAARTKKHHEHHTAAPER, translated from the coding sequence TTGAATGTATTTGAAGCTGTGAAGCAGTCCGTCACAACAAGACAGGCTGCGGAGCATTATGGAATCCATGTAGGTCGGAACGGGATGGCTTGCTGCCCGTTCCATAACGATAAAACCCCAAGCATGAAGCTGGATCGGCGTTACCACTGCTTCGGCTGCGGTGCTGATGGGGATGTGATTGATTTTGCCGCCGCCCTGTATGGGCTGGGAAAGAAAGAAGCCGCCGTACAACTGGCACAGGACTTCGGGCTTTCCTATGAGGACTGGAAACCGCCGGGAAAGGCAAAAAAACCAAAGCCCCGGCAGAAATCCCCGGAGGAACAGTTTCAGGAAGCAAAGAGCCGCTGCTTCCGTATTCTTGCCGACTATCTCCACCTGCTCCGGGCATGGAGAAAGGAATATGCCCCGCACTCCCCGGAGGAAGCCTTTCATCCCCGGTTTGTGGAAGCCTTACAGAAGCAAGACCAAGTGGAATATCTGCTGGATGTGCTGCTGTTCGGGGAAACGGAGGAAAAAGCGGCTTTGATTACGGACTACGGAAAGGATGTGATACAGCTTGAACAGCGAATGGCAGAGCTTGCAGCCGCAGACGCAGCAAGAACTAAAAAACACCATGAACACCATACAGCCGCCCCAGAGCGTTGA
- a CDS encoding virulence-associated E family protein → MNTIQPPQSVEEIKVGLETTEKGGVRQSIRNCLTVFQHDPLLSGAIAYNILTDRKDIIKPIGFHRESTALNDTDMKYLLLYLEETYGLTNEKKIDNAIGIVANENKYHPIRDYLNTRVWDGTERIRFCLRHFLGADADDYTYEALKLFLLGAISRAFQPGCKFEIMLCLVGGQGAGKSTFFRLLAIRDEWFSDDLRKLDDDNVYRKLQGHWIIEMSEMMATANAKSIEEIKSFLSRQKEVYKIPYETHPADRPRQCVFGGTSNALDFLPLDRSGNRRFIPVMVYPEQAEVHILEDEAASRAYIEQMWAEAMEIYRSGRFKLAFSPAMQRYLKEHQRDFMPEDTKAGMIQAYLDKYTGSMVCSKQLYKEALNHAFDEPKQWEIREINEIMNQCISGWRYFTNPRMFSEYGRQKGWERENPATDFGNPSEKTMDGFVEVTEQMELPF, encoded by the coding sequence ATGAACACCATACAGCCGCCCCAGAGCGTTGAGGAAATCAAGGTGGGACTGGAAACTACCGAGAAAGGCGGTGTCCGTCAGAGCATACGGAACTGCCTGACCGTATTCCAGCATGACCCGCTGCTTTCCGGGGCTATCGCATACAACATCCTGACCGACCGCAAGGACATCATAAAGCCCATCGGCTTCCACAGGGAAAGCACAGCCCTGAACGATACGGACATGAAGTATCTGCTTCTCTATCTGGAAGAAACCTATGGGCTTACCAATGAGAAAAAGATTGATAACGCCATCGGGATTGTGGCAAATGAAAACAAGTACCATCCCATCCGGGACTATCTCAATACCCGTGTGTGGGACGGGACAGAACGAATCCGTTTCTGCCTGCGGCACTTTCTGGGGGCTGACGCAGACGATTACACCTATGAAGCGTTGAAGCTGTTCCTGCTGGGTGCAATCTCACGAGCCTTTCAGCCGGGGTGCAAGTTTGAAATCATGCTCTGTCTGGTCGGCGGTCAGGGGGCTGGCAAGTCCACTTTCTTCCGTCTGTTGGCAATCCGGGACGAGTGGTTCTCCGATGATTTGCGGAAGCTGGACGATGACAATGTGTACCGCAAGCTGCAAGGTCACTGGATTATCGAAATGTCGGAAATGATGGCAACCGCCAATGCCAAGAGCATTGAGGAAATCAAGTCATTTTTAAGCCGGCAGAAAGAGGTTTACAAGATACCCTATGAAACCCACCCGGCAGACCGCCCCCGTCAGTGCGTGTTTGGCGGCACTTCCAATGCCCTTGACTTCCTGCCCCTTGACCGTTCCGGCAACCGCCGCTTTATCCCCGTCATGGTGTACCCGGAGCAAGCCGAGGTTCACATTTTGGAGGATGAAGCTGCTTCCAGAGCCTATATTGAGCAGATGTGGGCGGAAGCGATGGAGATTTACCGAAGCGGCAGGTTCAAGCTGGCTTTCAGCCCCGCCATGCAGCGGTATCTCAAAGAACACCAGCGGGATTTTATGCCGGAGGACACCAAAGCCGGAATGATACAGGCGTATCTTGATAAGTACACCGGGAGCATGGTCTGCTCCAAGCAGCTCTACAAGGAAGCCTTGAACCATGCCTTTGACGAACCGAAGCAATGGGAAATCCGGGAAATCAACGAGATTATGAACCAGTGCATTTCCGGCTGGCGGTACTTCACGAACCCAAGAATGTTTTCAGAATATGGCAGACAAAAGGGCTGGGAGCGTGAAAACCCGGCAACGGACTTCGGCAACCCGTCTGAAAAAACGATGGACGGTTTTGTGGAGGTCACAGAACAGATGGAGCTTCCATTCTGA
- a CDS encoding recombinase family protein, with translation MAMMNEMEYRTIGSVLAGGYRAAVYCRLSKDDDLQGESASIANQRDMLEKYCEKQGWEVVAVYQDDGFTGLNMERPDLQRMLRAIERRQINLVITKDLSRLGRNYLQTGHLIEDFFPRNGVRYIAMNDGIDTLRDNNDIAPFKNILNEMYSKDISKKVHSSYLLKAQKGQFTGCLAPFGYRKDPEDKNHLLIDEETAPIVRLIFGYALNGHGPNYIRRRLEEEKIPCPTWWNRERGLRNTRTKWEKKDPENGRYMWDFSVIKDLLMNPVYTGAIASQKKDYRFKIGTIGEKKPEDWIVVEGQHEPLVDRMSFDIVQNKLKSRQRPGQTNEISLFAGLIKCGECGKSLTIRYTNAKHPQRIYSCKTYNAFGKNHCTQHRIDYDTLYSHVLRKIRECARAALMDGEAVADRLTNTCEAEQREQREAMERSLTRDEERIEVLDKMVMRLYEDMIAGRISEQNFNTMLEKTQTEQTELKTKVSEGRKRLSDEVQLANDAKQWVEAVQEYANITELDAATLNRLIKEIVVHERIDEDKTRHISIEIHFNLKPIPEVEQVTA, from the coding sequence ATGGCTATGATGAACGAAATGGAATACAGAACAATCGGTTCGGTACTTGCCGGGGGCTATCGTGCGGCGGTCTATTGCAGGCTGTCAAAGGACGATGACCTGCAAGGCGAAAGTGCCAGTATCGCAAACCAGCGTGATATGCTGGAAAAATACTGCGAAAAGCAGGGATGGGAGGTTGTGGCAGTCTATCAGGACGATGGCTTCACAGGTCTTAATATGGAGCGTCCTGATTTACAGAGAATGTTGAGAGCCATTGAGCGCAGGCAAATCAACCTTGTCATCACGAAAGACCTCAGCCGACTGGGGCGTAACTATCTGCAAACCGGGCATTTGATTGAGGACTTTTTCCCAAGAAACGGTGTCCGCTATATCGCCATGAATGACGGTATCGACACCCTGCGGGATAACAACGATATTGCCCCGTTCAAGAATATCCTGAACGAGATGTACAGCAAGGATATTTCCAAGAAAGTCCATTCCTCTTATCTTCTGAAAGCGCAGAAAGGACAGTTTACCGGGTGTCTTGCCCCGTTTGGGTATCGGAAAGACCCGGAGGACAAAAACCATCTGCTTATTGACGAGGAAACCGCCCCGATTGTGCGGCTGATTTTCGGATATGCCCTAAACGGTCATGGTCCGAACTATATCCGCAGACGGCTGGAGGAAGAAAAAATCCCCTGCCCCACATGGTGGAACCGGGAACGGGGGCTTCGCAATACCCGCACCAAATGGGAAAAGAAAGACCCGGAAAACGGGCGGTATATGTGGGACTTCTCCGTTATCAAAGACCTTTTGATGAATCCCGTCTACACCGGGGCGATTGCTTCCCAGAAAAAGGACTACCGTTTCAAAATCGGCACGATTGGGGAAAAGAAGCCGGAGGACTGGATTGTGGTGGAGGGACAGCATGAACCGCTGGTTGACCGCATGAGCTTTGATATTGTGCAGAACAAGCTGAAATCCCGCCAGCGTCCGGGGCAGACCAATGAAATCAGCCTGTTTGCCGGACTGATAAAATGCGGCGAGTGTGGGAAGTCGCTGACGATACGCTACACAAACGCAAAACATCCCCAGCGGATTTACTCCTGCAAGACCTACAATGCCTTTGGAAAGAACCACTGCACCCAGCACCGGATTGACTATGACACCCTTTACAGCCATGTGCTGCGGAAAATCCGGGAATGTGCCAGAGCTGCCCTGATGGACGGGGAAGCGGTTGCCGACCGCCTGACCAATACCTGTGAAGCCGAGCAGCGGGAACAGCGGGAAGCAATGGAACGCTCCCTTACAAGGGACGAGGAACGGATTGAGGTTCTGGACAAAATGGTAATGCGGCTTTATGAGGATATGATTGCAGGGCGTATCAGTGAGCAGAATTTCAACACCATGCTGGAAAAGACACAGACCGAGCAGACGGAGCTTAAAACAAAAGTGTCCGAGGGCAGAAAGCGGCTGTCCGATGAAGTCCAGCTTGCCAATGACGCAAAACAATGGGTGGAAGCCGTTCAGGAATACGCCAATATCACAGAGCTGGACGCAGCCACCCTCAACCGCTTAATCAAAGAAATCGTCGTGCATGAGCGCATAGACGAAGATAAAACAAGACACATTTCTATCGAAATTCATTTTAATCTCAAACCCATCCCGGAGGTGGAACAGGTCACTGCCTGA
- a CDS encoding VirB6/TrbL-like conjugal transfer protein, CD1112 family → MDFLTDWLTNWLKELLIGGIMGNLEGLFDTVNTQVGEIAAQVGTTPAAWHAGVFSLIRQLSEMVILPIAGMVLTFVATYELIQLIIEKNNLHDLDYWIFFKWIFKTACAILILSNTFNIVMAVFDVSQSVIASAAGIVQGSTDISEAMLADLEATLETLGLGSLLGLWLQSLLIHVTMRAVNIVIFVIVYGRMIEIYLLTSLAPIPVATLSNRELGNTGQNYLKSLFAVGFQGLLILVCVAIYAVLIQGIATGGDPIGAIWGCMGYSVLLCFCLFKTGSIARSVFSAH, encoded by the coding sequence ATGGATTTTCTCACCGACTGGCTCACAAACTGGCTCAAAGAGCTTCTGATTGGCGGGATCATGGGAAACCTCGAAGGTCTTTTTGATACCGTCAATACCCAGGTCGGAGAGATTGCGGCACAGGTAGGGACTACCCCGGCGGCGTGGCACGCCGGGGTTTTCTCCCTGATCCGACAGCTTTCCGAAATGGTGATCCTGCCGATTGCCGGAATGGTGCTGACCTTTGTTGCCACTTATGAGCTGATCCAGCTCATTATCGAGAAGAACAACCTGCATGATCTGGACTACTGGATCTTTTTCAAGTGGATATTCAAAACGGCCTGCGCCATTTTGATTTTGTCCAACACCTTCAATATCGTCATGGCCGTGTTCGATGTGTCCCAAAGCGTGATCGCCAGCGCAGCCGGGATCGTGCAAGGTTCAACGGACATTTCGGAGGCCATGCTTGCCGACTTGGAGGCCACGCTGGAAACGCTGGGGCTTGGCTCTCTGCTGGGGCTGTGGCTGCAATCCCTGCTCATTCATGTGACCATGAGGGCGGTCAATATTGTGATCTTCGTGATCGTCTATGGCCGCATGATCGAAATATACCTGTTGACCAGCTTAGCACCCATCCCCGTTGCCACGCTCTCCAACCGGGAGCTTGGCAATACTGGACAGAACTACTTGAAGTCCCTGTTTGCCGTGGGCTTTCAAGGGCTATTGATTCTCGTCTGCGTTGCCATCTATGCGGTGCTGATACAGGGCATCGCCACGGGCGGCGACCCCATCGGCGCGATATGGGGCTGCATGGGCTACTCTGTGCTGCTCTGCTTTTGCCTGTTCAAAACCGGCTCCATCGCCCGCAGCGTGTTCAGCGCACATTAA